The genomic interval AAGTAATCGGCAAATAATTTGGCCAATGACTGCCAATTATCGGACATCCCAAACAAACCGTGAATGATTAATAAAGGCTGTCCTTGACCTATGATTCTAGAATACAACTTCACTTCTTCAAACAATTTTTATATTTTTCTATGGTTCTCTCTAATCCTAAGTATAAAGCATCTGAAATCAATGCATGCCCAATAGAAACCTCATCCAAAAAAGGTACTTGAGCAGCAAAGTAACCGAGATTATCAAAATTCAAGTCATGACCAGCATTAACCCCTAAGCCCAAATCGTGTGCCATAATAGCTGAATCTATAAATGGCTTTACAGCATGTTCTTTATTTGCTTCAAATTGTTGAGCATAACTTTCGGTATAAAGCTCTATTCTATCGGCTTGAATTGCTTTAGCACCTTCTATATATTTTGCGTCAGCTTCAACAAATAGAGATGTGCGAATACCAGCATTTTTAAAGTCAGCTATAATTGCTTTCAAAAAAGATTGATGAGTAACTGTATCCCACCCCGCATTTGACGTTATGGCATCGGGTGCATCGGGCACTAATGTCACTTGATGTGGCTTAACAGATTTCACCAAGTCGATAAATGTTTTTGAAGGATAACCTTCTATATTGAATTCGGTCGTAACAATTGGTGCTATTTGACGTACATCATTATAGGTAATATGTCTTTCATCGGGCCGAGGATGAACGGTAATTCCGTTAGCTCCAAACTTTTCACACTGTATTGCTGCATCCAAAACATTAGGCATATTACCCCCTCTAGCGTTACGAATTGTTGCAATTTTGTTAATGTTAACACTTAACTTTGTCATTAATAGATGATGTTATAATATAGGGACAAAGGTAAAAATACTATGTTTGCTAACTATTATGATTACAAGAAAACTCATATCTAAGGAAATACAAACTATTACGCTGCAGAATTCAGGTGCTGAAGCATTGACCATCATGCAAGAGTATCACCTTTCCCATTTAGCTGTTGTTTCAGATAATGAGCTTTTAGGTGTAATATCTGAAGATGATATATGGGGAATGCATGATGAGAATAATAAATTGTTGAGCATTAAAGAAAAAGTTCAGCTCTATTTTATGCCTTTAGGAAAAGATGTTTTTGAAGTCATCAACTATATGGATGAGTATAACCTCAGCTTACTACCTATGCTGGCGAACGGCAATTACATTGGCTCAATTACTCACCAGTCATTAATCCGTTCTTTAGCGTCTATTGTTGCCATTCAAGAAAGTGGTGGGGTTATCATCTTGGAGATGAATAAAAAAGAATACGCTATGAGTGAAATTGCTCAAATTGTAGAAAGTAATGGCGCAAGAATACTCAGTGCCTACATTACAGATGTTGATGATAGAGATATTATGAAGCTCACTATGAAGCTTAATATTGTTGATATTGCCCCTGTGATACAGACCTTTGAGCGCTACAAATACACTGTTGCCGCCAGCTACAATCAGTCTGAAAACAAAGACAATCTAGATGATAGATATAATTTATTAATGAGGTACCTCAACCCCTAATGCGCTTAGTCATAACATTTCTATTAATAGTTACCGCATTTGCCACTTTTGCGCAAGACGTCTATAGAGTCAATTCTATTGAAATTGAAGGTAATAAGTTAACCAAAAGAACTACTATTTTAAGAGAGTTGTCTTTTGAAATAGGTGATAGCCTTACTAAACTAGAGTTTAATGAAAAGCTCAATCAAAGCAAATTGAATATTAGTAGTCAATGGCTATTTAACTTTATAGAAATCAAACCATCATTTACTAAAAATGAAATTGATGTAAACATAAAAGTTGTTGAGCGGTGGTATGTTTGGCCTTATCCTATTTTAGAAATATCTGAACGTAATTTTAATGTCTTCTGGGACAGCCTTCAGAACTCTAATTTTAACGATTTTTCAAGACTAAATTATGGGGTGTTTCTAAATTGGTATAATTTTAGAGGGCGCAACGAGATATTGAAAGTTAAATTTAGGAAAGGCTATAAAGAACATTATTTGTTTGAATACGACATTCCATACATCAATAAAACCAAAACCTTAGGTACAATTATCATCTTAGAAATGTTTCGAATGAAACAATTTCATTATAAAACTATTGACAATACCCTGATTTACAAAGAATTTGAAGATGAACGCTTTAGAAATTGGAACGGCTCATTTTCACTTCAATATAAAAAAGATTTGAACCTGACACACAGACTTAGCCTCAAACATTCAATATTTGAAACACCACAAGAAATTCAAACTTTGAATCCCAATTTTCTAGGCGTAGAATCTAACCGGTTCGAATTCTCATCAATGGAGTATCATTATGAAAATGAAAAGAGAAATTCAATATCATATCCTACCGAAGGATCTTTCAATGAGGTGTTAGTCTCAGGTTTTATAGGCAGAAAAAATGACTTTAAGAATTTACAAATTATAGCAAAGACAGAAAATCATTTTAACCTTAGACCAAGGTGGCACCTGGGTAATAGTATCAAGGTGAAAGTACAAACAAACACCAGCCTACCCTATATTTTAAACGAATCTTTAGGGTTTGAAGATTATCTTAGAGGGTACGAATACTATGTTTTTGATGGAGAACATTATGCCATGTCTAAAACAGCATTAAAATATGAACTCGTTCCAAAACAAAAATTAGATATTCCATATTTGAAAATGGAGCAATTCAAAAAGACACATTATTCTATTTACTTCAGTATATTTGCTGATATGGGAACGGTAGTTGACAATCAATATCCTGACGAAAATCAATTGAATAATATATTCTTAATGAGTCAAGGAGTGAGTCTTGATTTTGTCACTTATTACGATAAACTCATACGTTTAGAATACAGTAGAAACCACCTCAATCAGTGGGGCTTATTTATTCATTTTTCAAATCCATTTTAAGAATGAGAATTGCACTTTTCGGCACACAGTTTAACCCCTCCAAAGCTAAATATGTTCAACACTTAGTTAATAAGCTTGAACAAGAAAATGTTAAGTTGATTATTGAAAATCAGTTTTATGATAACTTAATTGACATAAACTTCAAAAAGGAATTTGACACTTTCGAAACCCCTCAAGAACTGAAAGAAAAAGCCGATATACTTCTCAGTATTGGTGGTGATGGCACACTACTTGGGGCAATTACATTAGTTCGAGATTCAGACATCCCCATTTTAGGGATTAATACCGGTACATTAGGTTTTATATCAAGTGTTTCTACAGATCAGATAGAGTATGCTATTAACCATTTATTGAAAGATGAATACACTATCAAAGAAAGGACATTATTACAGCTAGAAAGCGACAATAAGCTATTTGGTGAAACCAACTTTGCTCTAAACGAAGTTACAGTTCTAAAGAAAGATACCTCTTCGATGATTCGGATACATGCTTATCTTGATGATGAATTTATAAATACCTACTGGGCAGATGGGCTGATTATCTCCAGCCCTACTGGTTCAACAGGCTACTCATTAAGTTGTGGTGGTCCAATTGTTTTGCCTGGCACAAATAATTTTATCATTACGCCTATTGCACCACACAACCTAAATGTGCGTCCAATAATAGTTTCTGACGAATCGAAAATCACCTTAAAAGTATCACAACGGGATGAACTCGCTCTGGTTGCACTAGACAGTCGTTCACGAGCTATTGGTCCCGAATTAGAACTAACAATACGTAAAGCCGATTACAAGGTAAAGCTCATACAATTTGAAAAACAAAGCTTTATTTCGACCATTAGAGAAAAACTCATGTGGGGTAAGGATAAAAGAAATTAACTCTATTTTATCATAAATACTTATATTTGTGCGTTACCTATGAATCGTAACAACATAATTTAGATGAAAAGACTAATCATATTTATTTTTTCTGCACTCATTTTCACTTCGAATAATGCTTTTTCACAAGGGATTGATCCCTATTCTGAAATAGGTGTAATGCTAGGGACCTCTTATTATATTGGAGATTTAAATGATCAACACCTCAGGCTAGCAAGACCAGCCACAGCGATACAATACAAAACAAATCTAAATAGACGATTTGCTATAAGAGGTGGTATATCTGCTGGAGAATTGAGAGGAAGTGATAAGCTAAATGAGATAGATACTGCAAAGTTCAATAGAAATTTACACTTTAAGTCGTCTATATATGAGCTTTCTGGAATCATAGAGTTTAACTTTTTTCCATACGAAACGGGCAACTTAAGGTATCCTTTCACCCCCTATATCTTTACAGGGATATCGATGTTTAGCTTTAACCCGCAAGCTAGAAAATTTGACACAGACACCCCATTTGACAACGATGGCAATCAAAGCAATAATGAATGGCTTGACCTACAACCATTAGGTACTGAAGGTCAATATTCGAGTCAATACCCAGAAAAAGATCCCTATCAACTCATACAATTCGCTATTCCCGTAGGAGTAGGGTTTAAAGCCAGTCTAGGTAATCGATTTAGCATGGCAATAGAATACGGATTACGTAAGACATTTACCGATTACATAGACGATGTAGGAGGCACATATGCTAGTCCACAATACTTAACAATGGAAAATATAGACGCTGCAAATCTTTCCGATAGAAGTAACGACTTACAGAATTACATAGCAAGTAATCCAGGAGCTGATATTACCACTTGGACAGCTAACACCAACAGAAATAGAGCCAATGAAAACCTATGGGACGATTGGTATTATTTCGCTGGACTAACACTTTCATACAAGATATACACTAAACCTAAAGTCTGTCAATACTAGATGACTCAACATACTGACATCAACAAAGACACTTTGCCCAAACACGTTGCAATTATCATGGATGGTAATGGCAGATGGGCAAAAAAGCAATCTAAGATTAGAATCTTTGGACACAAGGTAGGCGTAAAAGCAGTAAGAGATACCGTTGAAGGTGCTGCAGAGCTAGGGCTAAAATACCTTACATTATACGCTTTCTCATCAGAAAATTGGAATAGACCAAAAAAAGAAATTGACGCCCTTATGGAATTACTCGTCAATACTATTCTTGATGAAACAAAAACTCTAATGGACAACAACATTAGATTAGAAGCTATTGGTAATCTAGAAGACTTACCAAAAAAATGTCTTCAAAACCTAAATAATACCATAGAGAAAACTGTAAACAACACCCACATGACTTTGGTACTAGCATTGAGTTACAGTTCAAAGAAAGAAGTAACACAAGCTATTAAGAGCATCGTTAAGAAAGTAGAAAATGGTGATTTGAAAAGTGATGAAATAAATGAAGATCTTATTCAAAATCATCTCTATACACACAATATTCCAGATCCAGAGTTGTTAATACGAACAAGTGGTGAACAACGCATAAGCAATTTTTTATTATGGCAAATTGCTTATTCAGAATTATATTTCACTGACATATTGTGGCCCGATTTCAGAAGAGAAGATCTTTACAAAGCAATTGTAAACTATCAAAAAAGAGAAAGAAGATTTGGTAAAACCAGTGAACAAATTGAAAAAGAAAATGCTTAGGAATAGTTTACTTATAACGATCATTTGCCTATTTGTTAGCAATTTCATTCTAGGACAGGTTAGCCTAACTAACACTAACTTTGATTATGCTAATCCTAAAGAGCTTGTCATTGGTGGCATTAATGTTGAAGGCACAAAATTTTTAGATCATAAAACCCTTATTCAACTTTCTACACTGGAAGTTGGTTCAAAAATTATGGTTCCTGGAGACCAACTTACTAAAGCTAGTCGAGTACTTTGGGAACAGGGGCTATTTTCAGACATTCAAATCCGTGTTAAATCTATTCAAGGAAACTCGATTTTCTTTACCTTATATCTTGAAGAAAGACCTCGTCTTTCTAAATTTAAGTTTGAAGGAATTAAACGATCCGAAATAGATGCAATTAGAGATAAAATCAAATTAGCGAGGGGGAAAATCATTACTGAAAACGTAATAATTAATACCAAAAACATTATATCGAGCCATTTCAAAGAAAAAGGCTTTTTAAATGTAAACACTACTGTTAGTCAGGAGGTAGATACGATTACTAAGAATCACGTTATTTTGGTATTAGCCATCGATAAAGGCAAAAAAGTTAAAATCGGAGAAATTAGCTTTGAAGGCAATGAAGTATTTACCGACAAACGTCTAAAACGTTTGATGAAAGACACTAAAGAGAAGAAGTTTTTCAGAATTTTCAAATCATCAAAATTCTTAGACCAAGCGTACGAAGATGATAAGCAAAAAATTATTGCTAAATACAATGAAAAAGGGCTAAGAGATGCTAAAGTTCTCAGTGATTCTGTTGCTTATAACAAAGAAGAGGAACTTCTCAATATTGGCTTAAAAATAAATGAAGGAAAAACCTATTATTTTGGTGACATCACGTTCGTAGGAAATACAAAATATTCCAATAACGAACTAGCGGCGATTGTTGGCATTAACAGAGGTGACATTTTCGACCAAAGCATTTTAGAAAGTCGAATTTTAGGAAGCCCTGACAGTAGAGATGTCCACTCTATCTATCTTGATAATGGGTATTTATTTTCACAAGTAACACCTATAGAAACGGAGATTCGAAACGATACAATCGATATAGAAGTACGTATTTATGAAGGACTTCAAGCAAGAGTAAATAGAGTGTCTGTTAGTGGAAATTCTAAAACCAACGACCACGTTATAATGCGTGAAATACGCACTAAGCCAGGCGATTTATTTAGCCGCGCCGATATTATGCGTTCACAAAGAGAGATAGCAACACTAAACTATTTTGACCCTGAAAAATTAAATATCGATGTAGAGCCCAATCAAGAAGATGGTACCGTAGATTTGAATTATATCGTTGAAGAAAAATCTTCTGACCAAGTGGAGCTTCAAGGTGGTTATGGTGCTGATAGAATCATCGGAACATTTAGAGTCTCTTTCAATAATTTCTCTGCAAAAAATATGTTTAAAAAAGGGGCTTGGGCACCATTACCATCAGGCGATGGACAAAGACTAAGTCTTTCAGCATCTTCGAATGGAGTACAATATCAATCATATAATATCTCATTCACTGAGCCTTGGCTAGGTGGTAAAAAACCCAACTCTCTAACTATTGGCGCATATCATTCTATTACATCTAATGGATTAGATAGAGACGATGAAGGAAGAGGTGAATTTAAAGTTACTGGCGCATCTTTTGGACTAGGGAAACGATTGAAGTGGCCCGATGACTTCTTTACATTATATCAAAACATAAGTTTAAAGAAATATTTAGTTGATCAATATAGCTTTGGCAACTTTGAAGATGGCACTTTCTACAACATGTCTTACTCTTTCATATTGGGAAGAAATTCTGTTGATCAGCCAACATTCCCAAGAAAAGGATCAAACATGAAGCTCTCTGTTCAACTAACTCCACCTTATTCGGTATTAGATGGCATTGATGACTATTCAGAATCAGAAATTGCAGACTTAAATACTTGGGTTGAATACCACAAATGGAACTTTGGCGCTAATTGGTTCAATAGCCTAGCAGATAAGCTTGTTTTGAAAACAAATCTGGAGTATGGTCTTATTGGAAAATATAGTGACGACAAAGAGTTAACACAGTTTGAGCGTTTCTATGTTGGTGGTGATGGACTTAGTGGCTATGCTGTTGATGGTAGAGAGGTTGTTGGCCTAAGAGGTTATGAAAACAATTCCTTATCGCCAACTAATGGAGCAACTATTTACAACAAATATACTTTAGAGTTAAGATATGCGTTATCATTAAACCCACAGTCTCCTATTTTTGCATTAGCATTTTTAGAAGCAGGTAATACTTGGAATATGGCTAATAAATTTAACCCATTTGATGTAAAACGATCTGCCGGTGTTGGTGTGAGAATGACTATTCCTATGATGGGAATAATGGGAGTAGATTGGGGATATGGCTTTGATGAAATTCCTGGAAGTCCGTCTTCTAACGGTAGTCAATTCCATTTTTCTATTAATCAACAATTTTAATACATTAGTAACAATGAAAAAGTTAATTCTTATCTCACTAATTTGCTTGACTTCACTAGGGGTTAATGCTCAAAAATTCGCTTATGTTGATTCGGATTATATTCTTGAGCGTATGCCTGAATATGGCTCAGCCCAAGATCAGCTGGATAAACTATCCTTAAATTGGCAAGAAGAAATAGAAGAATTGTATGGGCAAATAGATCAACTTTATAAAAAATACCAAGCGGATAAGATTTTACTTACTCAGGAGATGAAAAATAAAAGAGAAAGTGAAATCATTAATAAAGAGAAAGATGCTAAAGAATTACAAAGAAGACGATTCGGTCCTGAAGGCGATTTATATACCAAACGACAAGAGCTAATACAGCCCATTCAAGACAAGGTATACAATGCCATTCAAGATTTTTCAAACGAAAAAAGATATGATATCATCTTTGATAAATCAAGCAACTTAATCATGCTATTCAGCAACCCTAGCCTAGATAAAAGTGATGACATTTTAAAAATGTTAGGCTACAAATAATTTTAAATTAACTAAAACACTAAAACAATGAAAAAAGTATTATTGACCCTAGCTTTGTCCTTAGCCGTAGTGGTATCGACACAAGCACAAAGTAAATTCGGATACCTAAACTCTAACGAGCTCTTAGCTATGATGCCTGAAAGCCAATCTATGCAAGAAGAGTTACAAACCTATGCTAAAGGCTTAGAGTCTCAGCTTACTGCTATGCAAGCAGAATATGAAAAGAAAGTTGTGGAGTATCAACAAAATGAAACGTCTTACACTGATATTATCAAGGCTGATAAAGTTCGTGAGATTGAAGGAATTCAACAGAGAGTTGTAGAGTTTCAAAAAAATGCTCAACAATCATTAGGTGAAAAAGAAGCTGAACTATTCACTCCAATTAGAGAAAAAGCTATGGCTGCAATAGATCAAGTCGCCAAAGAAGGTAGTTATACATTTATCTTTGACTCTGGCGCTGGAAGTTTCCTTTATGCTGCAGAAAGTGAAAATGTACTTAACTTGGTAAAATCTAAGTTAGGACTATAACAAACAATAAGACATTCATAAAAGCAGTTTGTTTCGTGCAAACTGCTTTTTTTATGCTATTTTAGAAAAGTGAATAAGGATAACCCAATAGGAATTTTTGACTCAGGTATAGGAGGGCTTACCGTAGCAAAAGCTATTCGATCACTTATGCCTCATGAGAGTTTGCTTTATTTTGGTGATACGAAACACCTTCCTTATGGTGAAAAATCAGCTCAATCGATACAAGAATTTTCAAAAAATATTTCTCTATTCCTCAAAGAAAAACAGTGCAAAATGATTGTGATTGCCTGTAATACAGCATCTTCTGTAGCTTATGACATCGTTAAGAAAGAGTGCCCAGGTATAGAAATTATAAATGTTATTGACCCCGTTGTCAATCGTATCACTACATCAAAAAACAATTCTACCATCGGTATTATAGGCACAAAGGGTACTATTAATTCAAATGTCTATCCTCAAAAAATAAAATCGGCAAACAATAACATAAAAGTCAAGTCGTTGGCTACGCCTCTATTAGCAGCAATGATTGAAGAAGGTTTTTTTAATGATAAAATTAGCCAAGCTATCGTTCATAACTACCTTAAAGACCCAGCACTTGCTGATATAAAACAGCTGATTTTAGCTTGTACGCACTATCCGCTTATTCAAGGTCTTATTGGTGATTTTTATACTCAAGAAATAGATATTATAGACTCCGCAAGTCAGGTGGCTTTACACATTAAAGAAGTGCTGAAAAAGAAAAATCTACTAAGTCAAAAAAGTCCCAAACAACGCTTCTTTGTATCAGACTATACCTTATCGTTTGAAAAATCAGCGAAGTTATTTTTTGGAGAAGATATTCATCTAGAAGAAATCAAGACTATTCACTAAACCAAGAGGAGTACATCACATAATTATCGGCAATACCCTCTATGAGTCGTGCTGTTTGTTCTTGACTTAGACTTTTTACTTTTTTGGCAGGAACACCAGCGTAAATACTGCCACTCTCTATACGTGTACCCTCAAGGACTACTGCTCCGGCAGCAACAATAGAATTACTTTCGACCACTACCCCATCCATTACAATTGCTCCCATTCCAATCAATACATTATTGTGAATCGTACAGCCATGAACTAAAGCGTTATGACCAATAGAAACATTATTTCCTACCTCTGTTGGGTGCTTTTGATAAGTACAATGAACCACAGCACCGTCTTGAATATTTACCTTATTGCCAATTCTGATATAATGCACATCCCCTCGAACAACAGCATTAAACCAAACGCTACAATTATCACCAATAACCACATCTCCCACAACCGTAGAATTCTCTGATAGATAAACACCTTCTCCAAATTGTGGTTCTTTGCCATTTACTACTTTGATAAGTGCCATATTTTTATTTCCAAAGATAAAAGAATGGCTTAACTTTGCGAAAACCTTTAATATGACTAAAATACCAACATCTTTATATAGTGAAGCAACACCAAACCCAAGGGTTATGAAGTTTACGGCTAACCGTATGTTAGTAGATCAAAATATTTATGAATTCAATAACAGAGCTGAAGCTAGTGCTTCACCGCTGGCCCTAGAATTGTTTGGTTTCCCTTTTGTGGAAAGTGTTTTTATCAGTAATAATTTTATCTCTATCACCAAAAAAGACAATGGTATTGAATGGAGTGATATTATTTTAGAAATGCGTGAATTTATAAGAGATTATTTGATGGATGGGGGTAGCGTGATTAATGAAGATGCCTCACCTAAAAAAAGCAAAACAGTCACACATAAAGAAGAGTTAAAAAGAGAATTTTCAGAAATAGAAAAGAAAATTGCCGATTTATTGGACGAATATGTTCGCCCAGCTGTCGAGCAAGACGGAGGCTTTATTTCTTTGAAGAAATTCGAAAAAGGAACCGTTACTGTTTCTTTACAAGGAGCATGTAGTGGATGCCCTTCATCGAGTATGACGCTAAAATCAGGTATTGAAGGCTTATTAAAAAGAGAAATGCCAGATGAAATAGTAGAAGTGATTGCTGATAATGACTAAGCAACTGCTCATACCATTCTTATTACTTCCTTTTTTGTTGAAGGGACAGAACGATTTGGAAGAAATTAGCTTTGGATTGCAATTTAAACCCATTATAGCCGCTGCTTATTTTGATGCTGGTGACGAATCTGCACAATGGCAAGAATATAACTTTAACTTATCGCCACGCTTTGGACAATCCTTGGGAATGATAGTAAGATACAATTTGAGCTCTACTTTTTCTACCGAAACAGGCTTGAACCTTGTCAATAGAAGGTATCAATTAAGCCTTGACAATAGCTATATAGGATTGCAAGACTTGAGCAATTTCACCTTACGTTCTTACGAATTACCTATTCAGATTTTATCCCATGTCAAAGTTTCAGACAAGTATTATTTAAATGCTGCCTTTGGCAATTCCTTCAATATTTTTGCTTCAGACGTCATAAGCTTTGGCGAGGAAAATCCTTTTTTCTTTCAAAGTACGTCGAGAAGAAAGCGTACTCAATCGGCATTGATTGCCAATTTAGGAATGGAATACAGAACCCTTGAAAAAGGCATCTTTTATTTGGGTTTTAGCTTACACAGACCTTGGAAAAATACGGCTAGAAGTTATCCTGAATTTGATGATGGAACCAATTCCTTCAACACTCTAGCTCCTGGTGGAAAAGATGCCAAGTATATGGATATTTCTGGCAATTATCTGACTATTGATTTACGGTATTTCTTTCCACAAAAAAAATAAAGCTATTTTATTATTGAAGTCGTAAGATTTTCTGACTGCAAGAAAAAAACTATTTGTCCCTAATCTATTTTTTTGTAAATTTATACTCAACCTTTAGTTCAAAACCAATTAACATGCTTAACCTTAACTCTATCCTCACATTTGTGTGTGTTACGTTTTTTTCTGTTGTTTCTGTGGCTCAACCGCTAACCAATGGAATGGGCATCATTACGCATTGGACAGGTTTTAGTGGTGAATGGGATGCTTTTAGCATATACGAAACAGAAGACAATGCCTCTGCCACTCTTGGTCAGAATTGGGCAACAAACTTCAACACACCAGCCGACCCGACAGTACATGATTCTTGGAAAGGAACTAATATGGGTGATGTCTTTGGCATTGCCATAGATGCCGATAAAAACGTCTATTTCAGTGCTACCAAAGCCATATCATCGAGTGGGTCAACAGGCACATCAGCAGGTGTAGCTGGAGATGGTGGTGTCTATAAAATGGATGCTAATACTTGGATAGTAACACCATTTATTTTTACAGGAAATGGTGCTAATGAAATTCCCAATCAAGGTAATGGCTTGGGTAATATCGCTTATGACAAATGGAACAATCAATTATTCGTTACCAATTTTGAAGACGGTAATATTTACCGTTTTGATATGTCAGGTAATTTACTCTCAACTTTTGACCCCTTCACTGCAAATACTACAGCGCTAGGTACTTTTAGTGGTCATGGTGAAGCCTTATGGGGAATAAATATATATGGCGATTCTGACGGCGTAAAGGTTTACTTTTCACTATGGACAGAAGACAACTCTTTGTCAGACCCTAGTGGTGACAACAATTCTGTCTGGTCAATAGATTTAGATGCTACAGGCGATTTTGCGGGTAGCGAAACACTATGCTTTGCCTTGGAAGACAATACAGGTAGTTTTATGAGTGGGATAGTTGGAGCCTCATATCCTATTTCTGATATTACTTTTAGTTCTGATGGTAA from Flavobacteriales bacterium carries:
- the bamA gene encoding outer membrane protein assembly factor BamA; translated protein: MLRNSLLITIICLFVSNFILGQVSLTNTNFDYANPKELVIGGINVEGTKFLDHKTLIQLSTLEVGSKIMVPGDQLTKASRVLWEQGLFSDIQIRVKSIQGNSIFFTLYLEERPRLSKFKFEGIKRSEIDAIRDKIKLARGKIITENVIINTKNIISSHFKEKGFLNVNTTVSQEVDTITKNHVILVLAIDKGKKVKIGEISFEGNEVFTDKRLKRLMKDTKEKKFFRIFKSSKFLDQAYEDDKQKIIAKYNEKGLRDAKVLSDSVAYNKEEELLNIGLKINEGKTYYFGDITFVGNTKYSNNELAAIVGINRGDIFDQSILESRILGSPDSRDVHSIYLDNGYLFSQVTPIETEIRNDTIDIEVRIYEGLQARVNRVSVSGNSKTNDHVIMREIRTKPGDLFSRADIMRSQREIATLNYFDPEKLNIDVEPNQEDGTVDLNYIVEEKSSDQVELQGGYGADRIIGTFRVSFNNFSAKNMFKKGAWAPLPSGDGQRLSLSASSNGVQYQSYNISFTEPWLGGKKPNSLTIGAYHSITSNGLDRDDEGRGEFKVTGASFGLGKRLKWPDDFFTLYQNISLKKYLVDQYSFGNFEDGTFYNMSYSFILGRNSVDQPTFPRKGSNMKLSVQLTPPYSVLDGIDDYSESEIADLNTWVEYHKWNFGANWFNSLADKLVLKTNLEYGLIGKYSDDKELTQFERFYVGGDGLSGYAVDGREVVGLRGYENNSLSPTNGATIYNKYTLELRYALSLNPQSPIFALAFLEAGNTWNMANKFNPFDVKRSAGVGVRMTIPMMGIMGVDWGYGFDEIPGSPSSNGSQFHFSINQQF
- a CDS encoding OmpH family outer membrane protein, which encodes MKKLILISLICLTSLGVNAQKFAYVDSDYILERMPEYGSAQDQLDKLSLNWQEEIEELYGQIDQLYKKYQADKILLTQEMKNKRESEIINKEKDAKELQRRRFGPEGDLYTKRQELIQPIQDKVYNAIQDFSNEKRYDIIFDKSSNLIMLFSNPSLDKSDDILKMLGYK
- a CDS encoding NAD kinase, which codes for MRIALFGTQFNPSKAKYVQHLVNKLEQENVKLIIENQFYDNLIDINFKKEFDTFETPQELKEKADILLSIGGDGTLLGAITLVRDSDIPILGINTGTLGFISSVSTDQIEYAINHLLKDEYTIKERTLLQLESDNKLFGETNFALNEVTVLKKDTSSMIRIHAYLDDEFINTYWADGLIISSPTGSTGYSLSCGGPIVLPGTNNFIITPIAPHNLNVRPIIVSDESKITLKVSQRDELALVALDSRSRAIGPELELTIRKADYKVKLIQFEKQSFISTIREKLMWGKDKRN
- a CDS encoding pyridoxine 5'-phosphate synthase; translation: MTKLSVNINKIATIRNARGGNMPNVLDAAIQCEKFGANGITVHPRPDERHITYNDVRQIAPIVTTEFNIEGYPSKTFIDLVKSVKPHQVTLVPDAPDAITSNAGWDTVTHQSFLKAIIADFKNAGIRTSLFVEADAKYIEGAKAIQADRIELYTESYAQQFEANKEHAVKPFIDSAIMAHDLGLGVNAGHDLNFDNLGYFAAQVPFLDEVSIGHALISDALYLGLERTIEKYKNCLKK
- a CDS encoding CBS domain-containing protein; the encoded protein is MITRKLISKEIQTITLQNSGAEALTIMQEYHLSHLAVVSDNELLGVISEDDIWGMHDENNKLLSIKEKVQLYFMPLGKDVFEVINYMDEYNLSLLPMLANGNYIGSITHQSLIRSLASIVAIQESGGVIILEMNKKEYAMSEIAQIVESNGARILSAYITDVDDRDIMKLTMKLNIVDIAPVIQTFERYKYTVAASYNQSENKDNLDDRYNLLMRYLNP
- a CDS encoding isoprenyl transferase yields the protein MTQHTDINKDTLPKHVAIIMDGNGRWAKKQSKIRIFGHKVGVKAVRDTVEGAAELGLKYLTLYAFSSENWNRPKKEIDALMELLVNTILDETKTLMDNNIRLEAIGNLEDLPKKCLQNLNNTIEKTVNNTHMTLVLALSYSSKKEVTQAIKSIVKKVENGDLKSDEINEDLIQNHLYTHNIPDPELLIRTSGEQRISNFLLWQIAYSELYFTDILWPDFRREDLYKAIVNYQKRERRFGKTSEQIEKENA
- a CDS encoding BamA/TamA family outer membrane protein — translated: MRLVITFLLIVTAFATFAQDVYRVNSIEIEGNKLTKRTTILRELSFEIGDSLTKLEFNEKLNQSKLNISSQWLFNFIEIKPSFTKNEIDVNIKVVERWYVWPYPILEISERNFNVFWDSLQNSNFNDFSRLNYGVFLNWYNFRGRNEILKVKFRKGYKEHYLFEYDIPYINKTKTLGTIIILEMFRMKQFHYKTIDNTLIYKEFEDERFRNWNGSFSLQYKKDLNLTHRLSLKHSIFETPQEIQTLNPNFLGVESNRFEFSSMEYHYENEKRNSISYPTEGSFNEVLVSGFIGRKNDFKNLQIIAKTENHFNLRPRWHLGNSIKVKVQTNTSLPYILNESLGFEDYLRGYEYYVFDGEHYAMSKTALKYELVPKQKLDIPYLKMEQFKKTHYSIYFSIFADMGTVVDNQYPDENQLNNIFLMSQGVSLDFVTYYDKLIRLEYSRNHLNQWGLFIHFSNPF
- a CDS encoding DUF6089 family protein encodes the protein MKRLIIFIFSALIFTSNNAFSQGIDPYSEIGVMLGTSYYIGDLNDQHLRLARPATAIQYKTNLNRRFAIRGGISAGELRGSDKLNEIDTAKFNRNLHFKSSIYELSGIIEFNFFPYETGNLRYPFTPYIFTGISMFSFNPQARKFDTDTPFDNDGNQSNNEWLDLQPLGTEGQYSSQYPEKDPYQLIQFAIPVGVGFKASLGNRFSMAIEYGLRKTFTDYIDDVGGTYASPQYLTMENIDAANLSDRSNDLQNYIASNPGADITTWTANTNRNRANENLWDDWYYFAGLTLSYKIYTKPKVCQY